The following are from one region of the Dreissena polymorpha isolate Duluth1 chromosome 2, UMN_Dpol_1.0, whole genome shotgun sequence genome:
- the LOC127868108 gene encoding MOB kinase activator-like 1: MSFLFGKNASKTFKPKKNIPEGSHGYELMQHAAVTLGSGNLRLAVALPEGEDLNEWVAVNTVDFFNQINMLYGTITEFCTEDTCAVMSAGPKYEYHWADGQTVKKPIKCSAPKYIDYLMSWVQDQLDDENLFPSKIGVPFPRNFLSSAKTILKRLFRVYAHIYHQHFKEVMQLSEEAHLNTSFKHFIYFVQEFNLIERRELAPLQELIDKLTSKER, encoded by the exons TGGGAAAAATGCATCAAAAACATTTAAACCCAAGAAGAACATCCCGGAGGGTTCCCATGGTTACGAGTTGATGCAGCATGCGGCGGTTACGCTTGGTAGCGGAAACTTGAGGCTCGCAGTTGCACTGCCTGAGGGAGAAGACCTCAATGAATGGGTCGCTGTCAACA CTGTGGACTTCTTCAACCAGATCAACATGCTGTACGGTACGATCACAGAGTTCTGCACGGAGGACACGTGCGCCGTGATGTCAGCGGGCCCCAAGTATGAGTACCACTGGGCGGATGGGCAGACTGTGAAGAAGCCAATCAAGTGCAGCGCGCCCAAGTACATCGACTATCTCATGTCTTGGGTCCAGGATCAGCTGGATGATGAGAATCTGTTTCCATCCAAGATAG GTGTGCCATTTCCGAGGAATTTTCTCAGCAGTGCTAAAACAATACTAAAGCGTCTGTTCCGCGTATATGCTCACATCTACCACCAGCACTTCAAGGAGGTCATGCAGCTGAGTGAGGAAGCTCACCTGAACACCTCCTTCAAACACTTCATCTACTTCGTACAGGAGTTTAATCTTATCGAGCGACGCGAGCTCGCTCCATTGCAGGAGCTCATTGACAAGCTCACAAGCAAAGAACGCTAG